AACAGAAGGGCCTCGGCCTGGGGGTGAATGGTTTTTCCTTCCCGGAAAAGGCGGGACTTCAAATAACCCTTTAAGGCGGTCGTTTGTTCCCCTTTTTTGCTTTGTCTTATTGAGAGATTAAGAATAACCCCGTATTCGGCAATGGTCTTCACGATTTTTTTTGACCCGGGCGAACCTTCTATGAGGAGGATCAATATGTGCTCCCGGGGGAATCCCTGCCGGATAGCCGCCTCGAGAAATTGATCGGGATGCCCTGTTCCGGATTCATCCGGTGATTGAGCCTGTATAAAAACCAGGGCTTCCTTAAACCAGTCCGGTATGGCATTGGGCTTATTCGGGAAAAGTTTTTCCCGAAGGGCTTCCCCGTTTTCTTTCAATTCCGTATCAATCGAGGCCGATGAGATCCCGGCCTGCTGTAATAAAGATCGAACTATCCGGGCGCAGCGCTCCGATTGCCCTTTCTGCCAGGCTTCTTCGGCCTTTTTCCAGAGATGATCCTGGCGGCCGGTAGAAAAAATCTGTACCGGGTTTTTAACAGAGACCACCTTGCGTCCAGGGAAAAAGGGAAAAGTCTGAAGCCGTTCCAGGATTCCATGGATGTCTTCTTTTTCCCCATCGGCGATTTCCAGGTTAAAAGAACGCATTTCTTGCGGGAGCAGACGGCTGATCAATTGCTGGTGAATCTCTTGAATAAGATAGGCGTCGCCGGCGATCAGATAGATAGGGGCCGACTGGCCTTTTTCTGCCTGGGCCAGGACCTTGGATATATCCTTATAGGTGTAAATGGGCATCAGGACCAATTCATAAGAAAATGGTAAGAATGGAAAGGGCGGATAGAAAAAAGGCCCCTGCCGGGGCCTTTTCGGATTTCGGATACGCATCACTTATGATTCTAAAACAAAAATAACTTCCATCCGGACCCGGTATTCAACGAGTTTATTGTTTTCTACCGCGATTCTTTGTTCGACAATTTTCATGCCGGTAATTCCCCGCAAGGTCTTAGTAGCCCTCTTGAAGCCCACGGAGATCGCATCTTCAAAACTTTTTGGTGAAGCAGCAATTATCTCGGTTACTCTGGCAACTCGGGCGGCCATAAAATCACCTCCTTTCTGTTTCTAAAATAAAAACAATTCAAGGATTCTCAAAGATCGGTTTATTCGCAGCTTTTCGAGTGCTTTTACCCTCTGCGACCTGGAGTGGGGAATTAAGTTACTTAACTTTTACTTAATTTTAACATGGCCCGAAAGGGTTCGCAAGGAGAAAAAGAAGTTCAATTACTCCTTGACTTTTCTATTTAAACCAAGATATTATTTTATAAAAATCAGGATAAAAAACCTATGGAGTGGCAAGTGTTTGAAATATTAGAAGAAAAAATTGATCAGATCGTAAAAAAGATGGAAGTTCTGTCTCAGGAAAACGCCACCTTTAAAGAAAAAATTAAGGAAAAAGAAGCGGTTATCCAAAGTGCCCAAGAGCGGATCGAGGCTCTGGAAGAAGAAAAAGAGCTGATCAAAGCCAAAGTCGATGGGATTTTGGAAAAAATAAGTCTGGTAATAGGGTAAGTTCATCACTCGTGACCCAATTATTTAAGGTTGAAATATTAGGAAATGAATATACCCTGAGGGGGGATCTTGATCCAGGGCTGATGGAAAAGGTGTCGGTCTTGTTAAATCAAAGGATTAAAGAAGTCCAAGCCTCGATGCCTTCCGCCAGTAAAGTCCATCTGGTTATTCTAACCGCCCTGAACATAGCCTATGACTATCTTCTGGCCAAAGAAGAATTGGAACAGATGGAAAAGATGATGGAAGCCAAAAGCCAGCAATGGATGACCAAGTTGGATACCTGCACACCCTAGATGACAACCTCTTCACCGGGGTTTTATTATATAATATAATTTTTAAGGAATTAAGAGCAAGCACTCCTCAAAAGGTTTGGGTCAACGATATAATTGAATCAAGAATTCTTTCATAAAATTTTTCTAAATTCTAAAAACCCATCCGGTAGTCTTGCTCTCCTTATCAAAGGAAGTCCCTCTGGATATTCCTTTGTCGGTGCCTTCCCAGGCTAACTTCCGAAGAAGGTTCAACCGGCTCCAAAAACAACTTTTTCGAGTTTTAATAATAAGGAAGTCATGATATCAGCACATTTGATCGGTCTGATCAGCGGAATATTTTTGGCCCTCTTTTTGGGAATCCTGATCGGTTTCTTGGTTCGCAAAAAATTTACCGAAAGCCGGGTCGAATCCATCGAGGCCCTTTCGAAAAAGATTGTCGAAGAGGCTAAAAAAGAGGCTGAAACAGTAAAAAAAGAGGCCCTCCTGCAGGCCAAAGACAACCTCTATCAAATGAAGATGGAATTTGAAAAGGAGACCAAGGAGCGGAGACAGGAGATCCAGGAACAGGAAAAAAGGATCCTGCTCAAAGAGCAAAACTTGGACCGGAAGCTTGAAGTGATTGAAAAAAGGGAGTCCGATTTTGAGAAAAAAGATCGATCCCTGGCCCACAAAGAAAAAGAGACTTCCGAACTCAAAGAAAAATGTGAACAATTGATCGACGAACAGAAAAAACGGTTGGAACACCTGGCAGGCATATCTTCCCAGGAAGCCAAGGAGCTGTTGCTCCAAGCCATGGAGAATGAGGCTAAACACGAGGCCGCCAAGACCATTCGTCGTATTGAAACCGAGGCTAAAGAGATAGCGGATAAAAAGGCTAAGGAGATCATCTCTCTGGCTATTAAACGGTATGCCGGAGATTATGTGGCTGAAAAAGTCGTTTCCTACGTAAACTTGCCCAATGAGGAAATGAAAGGGCGAATCATTGGACGGGAGGGAAGGAATATCCGGGCCATTGAAGCAGCCACCGGCATTGATTTGATTATTGATGATACCCCGGAGGCGGTTATCCTTTCAGGGTTTAATCCGGTTCGCCGGGAAGTGGCCAGGCTTTCCCTGGAGAGACTGATCAGTGACGGCCGAATACATCCAGCCCGTATTGAAGAGGTAGTGAAAAAAGTTTCCCAGGAAATGGAAGTGGCCATTCGGGAAGCCGGCGAAACAGCCACCTTCGATGTGGGGGTCCATGGGATCCACCCGGAAATGATTAAATTGATTGGTAAATTGAAATACCGGTCCAGTTACGGCCAGAATGTGTTGCAACACTCGCTGGAGGTCGCCTTCCTTTGCGGGGTCATGGCCTCTGAATTGGGTTTAAATATTAAACAGGCCAAGCGGGCCGGTTTGCTCCATGATATCGGGAAAGCCGTGGACCACGAAGTGGAAGGATCTCATGCGATCATCGGGGCCGATTTGGCCAAAAGACATGGTGAGGCCAACCGGGTTGTGCATGCCATTGCCTCCCACCATGAAGATATTCCACTTGAAACGATCCTGGATGTCCTGGTTCAGGCGGCCGATACCCTTTCCGGGGCCAGGCCCGGGGCCAGGAAAGAGATGCTGGAAACTTATGTTAAACGCCTCGAAGACCTGGAGAAGATAGCCAAGTCTTTTGAAGGAATCGGAAAGACCTATGCCCTTCAAGCCGGCCGCGAGATTCGAATCATCGTAGAAAGTGAGAAGGTTTCCGATAACGATATATATATCCTTTCCAGGGACATTGCCAAAAAAATCGAAGAGAGTTTAACCTATCCCGGCCAAATCAAAGTTACGGTAATCAGAGAAATCCGGGCTGTAGAATACGCCAAGTAATTAAAAAAGGTGTAAGGTCCTTTTCAGAGGAATATCCGTGTCTGTCAACATCCTATTCATCGGCGACATTGTCGGGAAACCCGGCCGTAAAACGGTACGGGAAATATTACCCTTATTGATGGATCGTTTTCAGGTGGATTTGGTAATCGCCAATGGAGAAAATGTTTCCGGCGGAATCGGGATTTCCGTTAAAGGAGCCGATGAGCTTTTATCAGGCGGGATCCATGTCCTGACCTCGGGAAACCATATCTGGAAGAAAAAAGAGATCCAGACCTATATACAGCAAAATCCGGACCTGATCCGGCCGGCCAATTATCCGGCCGGTACACCCGGGAACGGGTCTGTGATCAAAGAGACCAGATCGGGGCACCGGATCGGGATTCTCAATTTGTTAGGGCGGACCTTTATGGAAGCGGTGGACTGCCCTTTCCGAAGGGGTCTGGAAGAGAGAGAGCGATTGATTAAAGAGACTTCGATTATACTGGTCGATTTTCATGCCGAAGCCACTTCAGAGAAGGTTGCTCTGGGTTGGTTTCTGGATGGCAAGGTCAGCGCTGTTCTGGGCACCCATACCCACGTCCAGACTTCCGATGAGAGGATTTTACCTCAAGGCACGGCCTATATGACCGATGCCGGAATGACCGGCCCGGCGGATTCAGTGATCGGGGTGAAAAAAGAATTGGCGATTGAACGGTTTCTGACCCAGATGCCTCATAAATTTGAAGTGGCTAAAAGGGAATTGGTCCTGGAAGGGGCCCTTATATCCATTGATCCGGAGACGGGACGGGCCACGGAGATTACCAGAATTCGGGAAAGGGTGAATATCAGTTCGGAGTATTGAGTTGA
Above is a window of Deltaproteobacteria bacterium DNA encoding:
- a CDS encoding dodecin domain-containing protein, whose protein sequence is MAARVARVTEIIAASPKSFEDAISVGFKRATKTLRGITGMKIVEQRIAVENNKLVEYRVRMEVIFVLES
- the zapB gene encoding cell division protein ZapB, encoding MFEILEEKIDQIVKKMEVLSQENATFKEKIKEKEAVIQSAQERIEALEEEKELIKAKVDGILEKISLVIG
- a CDS encoding cell division protein ZapA — encoded protein: MTQLFKVEILGNEYTLRGDLDPGLMEKVSVLLNQRIKEVQASMPSASKVHLVILTALNIAYDYLLAKEELEQMEKMMEAKSQQWMTKLDTCTP
- the rny gene encoding ribonuclease Y, whose amino-acid sequence is MISAHLIGLISGIFLALFLGILIGFLVRKKFTESRVESIEALSKKIVEEAKKEAETVKKEALLQAKDNLYQMKMEFEKETKERRQEIQEQEKRILLKEQNLDRKLEVIEKRESDFEKKDRSLAHKEKETSELKEKCEQLIDEQKKRLEHLAGISSQEAKELLLQAMENEAKHEAAKTIRRIETEAKEIADKKAKEIISLAIKRYAGDYVAEKVVSYVNLPNEEMKGRIIGREGRNIRAIEAATGIDLIIDDTPEAVILSGFNPVRREVARLSLERLISDGRIHPARIEEVVKKVSQEMEVAIREAGETATFDVGVHGIHPEMIKLIGKLKYRSSYGQNVLQHSLEVAFLCGVMASELGLNIKQAKRAGLLHDIGKAVDHEVEGSHAIIGADLAKRHGEANRVVHAIASHHEDIPLETILDVLVQAADTLSGARPGARKEMLETYVKRLEDLEKIAKSFEGIGKTYALQAGREIRIIVESEKVSDNDIYILSRDIAKKIEESLTYPGQIKVTVIREIRAVEYAK
- a CDS encoding TIGR00282 family metallophosphoesterase, which produces MSVNILFIGDIVGKPGRKTVREILPLLMDRFQVDLVIANGENVSGGIGISVKGADELLSGGIHVLTSGNHIWKKKEIQTYIQQNPDLIRPANYPAGTPGNGSVIKETRSGHRIGILNLLGRTFMEAVDCPFRRGLEERERLIKETSIILVDFHAEATSEKVALGWFLDGKVSAVLGTHTHVQTSDERILPQGTAYMTDAGMTGPADSVIGVKKELAIERFLTQMPHKFEVAKRELVLEGALISIDPETGRATEITRIRERVNISSEY